The Rhodococcus sp. B50 DNA window AGTCGTGGCTCGGCGACGCGATGGAGGGCCCGACCCCGGTCTCGGCGCTCATCCACGCCGCGACCATGGTCACCGCCGGCGTCTATCTCATCGTCCGGGCGAACGCGATCTTCGACGCCGCACCGGCCGCGCGACTGGCGGTGGTGATCGTCGGCGCCGCGACCCTGCTCTTCGGCGCGATCATCGGGTGCGCGAAGGACGACATCAAGAAGGCGCTCGCGGCCTCGACGATGAGCCAGATCGGCTACATGGTGCTCGCCGCCGGACTCGGCCCGGCTGGTTACGCCTTCGCGATCCTGCATCTGCTCACCCACGGATTCTTCAAGGCGGGATTGTTCCTCGGCGCCGGTTCGGTGATGCACGCGATGAACGACGAGACCGATATGCGCCGCTTCGGCGGGCTCCGCGCGGTCATGCCGATCACCTTCGCCACCTTCGGGCTGGGCTATCTCGCGATCATCGGGATCCCGCCGTTCGCCGGCTTCTTCTCCAAGGACAAGATCATCGAGGTCGCCTTCGCCGCCGGCGGGGTCGAAGGCGTCGTGCTCGGTGTCGTCGCGCTGCTCGGCGCGGGGCTGACCGCCTTCTACATGACCCGCGTGATGGTCCTGACCTTCTTCGGCGACCGGCGCTGGGCGTCCGGCGCCACCCCGCACGAATCGCCGGCCTCGATGACCTGGCCGATGGTCGCCCTCGCCGTGGGCTCCGTCGGGGCCGGTGGGCTGCTGGTGCTCGGCGGGGCGCTGCAGCACTGGCTCGAGCCGGTCGTCGGATACGACCATCACGAGGGCGGCCTGCCCGTCTGGCTCGTCACCACCCTCACCCTGGCGGTCGTGCTCGCGGGTGTCGCTGTCGCCTACCGGCAGTATGTGCGCGAACCGGTCCCGGAGACGGCACCGGAGGCGGTGTCGGCGCTGACCGTTGCCGCGCGCCGCGACCTCTACGGCGACGCGGTGAACGAAGCGGTGTTCATGCGTCCCGGCCAGGGCATGGTGCGCGCCCTGGACGCCGTCGAGTCCACCGGGATCGACGGTTCCGTCACCGGTGCGGCCACCGGGATCGGTGCGCTCTCGCGCGGACTGCGCCGGTTGCAGACAGGCTTCGTCCGTTCGTACGCGTTGTACATGTTCGCCGGCGCGACCGTCGTGGTCGGCGCGCTCGTCCTGGTGACGCTGTGATGGGGGTGTACTGGTGACCACCGTTCCCTGGTTGACGATCCTGTGGGTGCTACCCCTGCTCGGCGCTGCCGTGATCGCGACCCTACCCGCACGACTGAGCTCCGCCGTCAGGGTGTTCGCCCTCGCGGTGTCGATCGCCGTCCTGGTGGTCGCGGTGATCGTCGCCGTCGGATTCGACCGTGCGGGTGAACGTTTCCAGTTCGTCGAATCGCACGACTGGATCCCGTCGTTCGGTGCCGGCTACCGCCTCGGAGTCGACGGGATCGCCCTGGTGCTCGTCCTGCTCACCGCCGCACTCGTGCCGTTGCTCCTGGCCGCCGGGTGGCACGACCATCGCGCCGCCGACGAGGAGGCCGGCGCGGCGCGCCCCCGATCCGCCCACACCTATGTGGCCCTGATCCTGCTCGTCGAGTCGATGGTGCTCGTGTCCTTCACCGCCCTGGACATCCTGCTGTTCTACGTCTTCTTCGAAGCGATGCTCGTCCCGATGTACTTCCTCATCGGCGGATTCGGCTCCCCGAGAACACCGCGAGCCGATCGGGCGCGCGCCGCCGTGAAGTTCCTGCTGTACAACCTGCTCGGCGGACTGGTGATGCTCGCCGCGTTGATCGGCTTGTACGTGGTCACCGCCCGGTCGGGGCTGGGAGAGACCGCAGGCGTGGGCACCTTCGACGTCCGGACCGTCACCGCTGCTGCCGTCGCCGGCGACCTCGACGCGACCCCCGCCGTGCTCGGCGCGCTGTGCTTCGGTTTCCTCGTCGCGTTCGCGGTGAAGGCCCCGCTGTGGCCGTTGCACGGATGGCTGCCCGACGCGGCGGTCCGGACCACCCCGGTCGCCGCGGTGCTCATGATGGCCGTGGTCGACAAGGTCGGTACGTTCGGGATGCTGCGCTATTGCCTGCAGTTGTTCCCCGACGCCTCGGTGACCTTCGCGCCGGTCGTGGTGACGCTCGCCGTCATCGGCGTCGTCTACGGGGCCATGCTCGCGATCGGCCAGACCGACGTCATGCGCCTGATCGCCTACACGTCCATCTCGCACTTCGGGTTCATCGTCCTCGGTATCTTCGCGCTGACGGCGCAGGGGCAGGCCGGCTCCACCCTGTACATGGTCAATCACGGAATCTCCACGGCCGCACTGTTCCTCCTCGCCGGTTTCCTCGTCTCGCGGCAGGGTGACCGCACGATCGCGGCGTACGGCGGCGTACAGAAGATCGCGCCGGTCCTCGCGGGGACCTTCCTCGTCGCCGGACTGGCGACCCTGTCGCTGCCCGG harbors:
- a CDS encoding NADH-quinone oxidoreductase subunit M; the protein is MTTVPWLTILWVLPLLGAAVIATLPARLSSAVRVFALAVSIAVLVVAVIVAVGFDRAGERFQFVESHDWIPSFGAGYRLGVDGIALVLVLLTAALVPLLLAAGWHDHRAADEEAGAARPRSAHTYVALILLVESMVLVSFTALDILLFYVFFEAMLVPMYFLIGGFGSPRTPRADRARAAVKFLLYNLLGGLVMLAALIGLYVVTARSGLGETAGVGTFDVRTVTAAAVAGDLDATPAVLGALCFGFLVAFAVKAPLWPLHGWLPDAAVRTTPVAAVLMMAVVDKVGTFGMLRYCLQLFPDASVTFAPVVVTLAVIGVVYGAMLAIGQTDVMRLIAYTSISHFGFIVLGIFALTAQGQAGSTLYMVNHGISTAALFLLAGFLVSRQGDRTIAAYGGVQKIAPVLAGTFLVAGLATLSLPGLAPFVSEFLVFVGTYPRYQVAAVIATLALVLSALYVLWLYQRMMGGPVRLPGGDDGAEHTRRISDLVPREVAVVAPLIALLLVLGIYPKPALDVITPAVDDTLVSIDISRPEPVVPAERPVAESGVPAHGSEEGEAE
- the nuoL gene encoding NADH-quinone oxidoreductase subunit L encodes the protein MTSFLNSALWTIPALPSAGAFVLLILGRRSNSWGHLLGCATAIAAFVVGAVMFAGLLGLDANERLAQQTVFTWVPVGELQVDLGLRLDALSICFVLLITGVGSLIHLYSIGYMAHDPERRKFFAYLNLFLAAMLVLVLADNFLVLYLGWEGVGLASYLLIGFWQYKPTAATAAKKAFVVNRVGDMGLLVALMIMFATFGSLDYDTVFAAVPAATEGTVTAIGLCLLLAACAKSAQLPLQSWLGDAMEGPTPVSALIHAATMVTAGVYLIVRANAIFDAAPAARLAVVIVGAATLLFGAIIGCAKDDIKKALAASTMSQIGYMVLAAGLGPAGYAFAILHLLTHGFFKAGLFLGAGSVMHAMNDETDMRRFGGLRAVMPITFATFGLGYLAIIGIPPFAGFFSKDKIIEVAFAAGGVEGVVLGVVALLGAGLTAFYMTRVMVLTFFGDRRWASGATPHESPASMTWPMVALAVGSVGAGGLLVLGGALQHWLEPVVGYDHHEGGLPVWLVTTLTLAVVLAGVAVAYRQYVREPVPETAPEAVSALTVAARRDLYGDAVNEAVFMRPGQGMVRALDAVESTGIDGSVTGAATGIGALSRGLRRLQTGFVRSYALYMFAGATVVVGALVLVTL